In Chryseobacterium gotjawalense, the following are encoded in one genomic region:
- a CDS encoding helix-turn-helix domain-containing protein: MASDSDFIKTVFGLKMKQFRQKKGFSLQDLANLTGVSKSYLNEIENGKKYPKHDKISQLATALNCTYDDLVSTKLDKSLAPIAEIIQSDFFKEIPLDLFGINKNNLISIISEAPKKVTAFINTLIEIAKNYNLSKERFYFAVIRSFQELYDNYFPEIEEKAKDYILENNLSEKPHSTEFRQILERQFQYQIRSLDLGQYGASGKLRSLFIPEKNLLLLNELLDEDQKTFIFAKEIGFNVLNLNPRPNTYSWLDFTSFEELLNNYYAAYFAGSLLIRKETLTQKLSSFFENEEWNPTLFENLIEEFTNSPETFYYRLTNILPQEFAIKDLFYLCFTKKKNSDKIQILKELHLNQQQAPHANATSEHYCRRWIAVKNMSNLKENEKLTDAQISHYKDTGLTYLVISTSQKNPFSDGTNRSYCIGILLNPASLKKIKFAKSNQIKTVNVGVTCEFCSISDCEVRQAPPLRLEKEIFNANMKKSIQQIRKEILK; this comes from the coding sequence ATGGCAAGTGACAGTGATTTTATAAAAACCGTTTTCGGACTGAAAATGAAACAGTTCCGTCAAAAAAAAGGTTTTTCCTTACAAGACCTGGCAAATTTAACGGGAGTTTCCAAATCGTATTTAAATGAAATAGAAAACGGCAAAAAGTACCCGAAACATGATAAAATCTCACAACTTGCAACTGCATTAAATTGCACTTATGACGATTTGGTTTCTACAAAACTGGATAAAAGCTTAGCGCCAATCGCAGAAATCATACAGTCGGATTTTTTTAAAGAAATTCCGCTCGACCTGTTTGGCATCAACAAAAACAACCTCATCAGTATCATCAGTGAAGCGCCCAAAAAAGTGACCGCTTTCATCAATACTTTAATTGAGATTGCGAAAAATTACAATCTCAGTAAAGAGCGTTTTTATTTTGCCGTCATCAGAAGTTTTCAGGAATTATACGACAATTATTTTCCCGAAATCGAGGAGAAAGCAAAGGATTACATTTTGGAAAATAATCTGTCGGAAAAACCTCATTCAACTGAATTCCGGCAGATTTTAGAGCGGCAGTTTCAGTACCAGATCCGGTCTCTCGATTTGGGGCAATATGGTGCTTCAGGAAAATTGCGTTCGCTTTTTATTCCAGAAAAAAACCTGCTTTTGCTGAATGAACTTTTAGATGAAGATCAGAAAACTTTTATTTTCGCGAAAGAAATCGGATTCAATGTTTTGAATCTCAATCCCCGACCAAACACTTATTCCTGGCTGGATTTCACAAGTTTTGAAGAACTTCTCAATAATTATTACGCTGCCTATTTCGCCGGATCATTATTGATTCGAAAAGAAACATTAACACAAAAACTAAGCAGTTTTTTTGAAAATGAGGAGTGGAATCCTACCCTTTTTGAAAATTTAATTGAAGAATTCACCAATTCGCCGGAGACATTTTATTATCGCCTGACCAATATATTACCGCAAGAATTCGCGATTAAAGATTTGTTTTATCTCTGTTTTACCAAAAAGAAAAATTCAGATAAAATTCAGATTTTGAAGGAACTTCATTTGAACCAGCAACAAGCTCCGCACGCAAACGCTACGAGTGAACATTATTGCCGACGCTGGATAGCGGTGAAAAACATGAGCAATCTAAAAGAAAATGAAAAGCTCACCGATGCACAAATTTCTCATTATAAAGATACGGGTTTAACCTATCTGGTAATTTCCACGTCACAGAAAAATCCTTTTTCTGATGGAACGAACAGAAGTTATTGTATTGGAATTTTATTAAATCCAGCTTCTTTGAAGAAAATTAAATTTGCCAAAAGCAATCAGATCAAAACAGTTAATGTCGGCGTAACCTGTGAGTTTTGCAGTATTTCTGACTGTGAAGTGCGGCAAGCGCCTCCTTTGAGATTAGAAAAGGAAATTTTTAATGCAAATATGAAAAAGTCTATCCAGCAGATTCGGAAGGAAATTTTAAAATAA
- the aceB gene encoding malate synthase A: protein METATQFQIVPQEQYSDIFTSELLVFLAELHVNFNNRRIALLQARNVKQIEFDHRQLPKFLAETEEIRKENWICNPLPKDLLDRRVEITGPVERKMIINALNSGASTFMADFEDSNSPTWENCMEGQRNLSDAVNKTISFESENGKKYELAETVATLLVRPRGLHLEEKNIKINGERTSASLIDFGIYFFRNAEKLIENGSGPYFYLPKLEHYKEANWWNDVFKFSQDYLEIPQGTIKATVLIETITASFQLDEILFELKEHSSGLNCGRWDYIFSYIKKFRNLPEFLVPDRDQVTMTSPFMSAYSKRVIQVCHKRNVHAMGGMAAQIPVKNNEKENEIAYAKVRADKEREVKNGHDGTWVAHPGLVSVAKAIFDEFMPMANQIGKKFEDYHISEENLLEIPKGTITENGVRKNINVGILYIESWLMGVGAAALYNLMEDAATAEISRTQIWQWLKNEAKLEDGRTLMPEMVLHWQEEELDKIKNYVGEERFRNGKFDLATELFDDLILNDNFEEFLTLKAYQFI, encoded by the coding sequence ATGGAAACGGCAACACAATTTCAGATCGTCCCTCAGGAACAGTACAGCGACATTTTCACCTCTGAATTATTGGTTTTTTTGGCGGAACTTCATGTTAATTTCAACAATAGAAGAATCGCACTTCTTCAGGCAAGAAATGTGAAGCAAATCGAATTCGATCACCGCCAACTTCCGAAATTTTTGGCAGAAACAGAGGAAATCAGAAAAGAAAACTGGATTTGTAATCCTTTGCCAAAAGATTTACTCGACAGAAGAGTGGAGATTACCGGACCTGTTGAACGAAAAATGATCATCAACGCTTTGAATTCCGGAGCTTCCACTTTCATGGCAGATTTTGAAGACAGCAATTCGCCGACCTGGGAAAATTGTATGGAAGGACAAAGAAATCTTTCCGATGCCGTCAATAAAACCATCAGTTTCGAAAGTGAAAACGGTAAAAAATATGAATTGGCTGAAACGGTAGCCACGCTTTTGGTTCGCCCGCGTGGTCTTCATTTAGAAGAAAAAAATATTAAAATCAATGGTGAAAGGACTTCCGCTTCTTTAATCGATTTTGGAATCTATTTCTTTAGAAATGCTGAAAAATTAATTGAAAACGGAAGTGGGCCTTATTTTTATTTGCCAAAATTAGAACATTACAAAGAAGCAAATTGGTGGAACGATGTTTTTAAATTTTCGCAAGATTATCTTGAAATCCCTCAAGGTACCATTAAAGCAACAGTTCTCATAGAAACCATTACTGCGTCTTTTCAGCTGGATGAAATTTTATTTGAATTAAAAGAACACAGTTCCGGCCTCAATTGTGGAAGGTGGGATTATATTTTTTCTTACATTAAAAAGTTTCGGAATCTGCCCGAATTTTTGGTTCCCGACAGAGATCAGGTGACCATGACTTCGCCTTTTATGAGTGCATATTCCAAAAGAGTAATTCAGGTTTGTCACAAAAGAAATGTTCACGCGATGGGCGGAATGGCAGCGCAAATTCCCGTGAAAAATAACGAAAAGGAAAACGAAATCGCTTATGCGAAAGTCCGCGCCGACAAAGAACGCGAAGTTAAAAATGGCCACGATGGGACTTGGGTTGCCCATCCGGGATTGGTTTCGGTTGCAAAAGCAATCTTTGATGAATTCATGCCGATGGCAAATCAAATCGGTAAAAAATTTGAAGACTACCACATTTCCGAAGAAAATTTACTTGAAATTCCAAAGGGAACCATCACTGAAAATGGCGTTCGAAAAAATATTAATGTCGGAATTCTCTACATCGAATCTTGGTTAATGGGCGTGGGTGCTGCTGCTTTGTATAATTTAATGGAAGACGCGGCAACTGCAGAAATATCCCGAACCCAGATTTGGCAATGGCTGAAAAATGAAGCAAAATTAGAAGACGGACGAACTTTAATGCCAGAAATGGTTTTGCATTGGCAGGAAGAGGAATTGGATAAAATCAAAAATTATGTCGGTGAAGAACGGTTCAGAAACGGAAAATTTGATCTCGCTACCGAACTTTTTGATGACCTTATTCTCAACGACAATTTCGAAGAATTTCTGACTTTGAAAGCGTATCAGTTTATTTAA
- the aceA gene encoding isocitrate lyase produces the protein MKKQEQIQQLEKEWLESPRWKGIKRPYSAEKVLKLRGSYQLDYTIAKLMSEKLWEKLNNQDFVAGLGALTGNQAVQEVDAGLEAIYLSGWQVAADANLSGEMYPDQSLYPANSVPSVVKRINNALLRADQIQSVNEVDKENCKEYLVPIVADAEAGFGGNLNAFELMKQMIEAGAAGVHFEDQLSSAKKCGHLGGKVLVPTQEAINKLIAARLAADVCGVPTLLVARTDADAADLLTSDIDERDRKFVTGKRTTEGFYEVKNGVEQGIDRGLAYAPYADLIWMETSNPDLAYARKFAEGIHAKFPGKMLAYNCSPSFNWAAKLSVPEMETFREELAAMGYKFQFITLAGFHALNTSMFELALAYKERGMAGYSELQEREFALQSKGFRAVKHQNFVGTSYFDEVQTVVTDGNSSTAALAGSTEREQFH, from the coding sequence ATGAAAAAGCAAGAACAGATCCAGCAACTGGAAAAAGAATGGTTGGAAAGCCCAAGATGGAAAGGTATCAAAAGACCGTATTCCGCAGAAAAAGTATTGAAACTTCGAGGTTCTTATCAACTCGATTACACCATCGCCAAATTAATGTCAGAGAAATTATGGGAAAAACTGAATAATCAGGATTTTGTGGCAGGATTAGGCGCTTTAACAGGAAATCAAGCGGTACAGGAAGTTGACGCCGGTTTGGAAGCGATTTATCTTTCCGGCTGGCAAGTAGCTGCCGATGCGAATTTGAGTGGTGAAATGTACCCGGATCAAAGCTTATATCCTGCGAATTCCGTTCCGTCTGTGGTGAAAAGAATCAATAATGCTTTATTGCGTGCAGATCAAATTCAGTCTGTAAATGAAGTGGATAAAGAGAATTGCAAAGAATATCTGGTTCCGATCGTTGCTGATGCAGAAGCTGGTTTTGGTGGTAATTTGAATGCTTTTGAATTAATGAAACAAATGATCGAAGCCGGTGCAGCCGGAGTTCATTTCGAAGACCAATTGTCTTCGGCAAAAAAATGCGGACATTTAGGTGGGAAAGTTCTGGTGCCAACTCAGGAAGCGATCAATAAACTGATTGCAGCGCGTTTGGCAGCCGATGTTTGTGGAGTTCCAACGCTTTTGGTGGCGAGAACTGATGCTGATGCGGCGGATTTGTTAACCTCGGATATCGACGAACGAGACCGTAAATTCGTGACAGGGAAAAGAACAACTGAAGGCTTCTATGAAGTGAAAAACGGAGTAGAGCAGGGAATCGACAGAGGTCTGGCTTATGCGCCTTACGCTGATTTGATCTGGATGGAAACTTCAAACCCTGATTTAGCGTACGCCAGAAAATTCGCTGAAGGAATCCACGCAAAATTCCCGGGAAAAATGCTCGCTTACAACTGTTCCCCTTCTTTCAACTGGGCTGCAAAATTATCAGTTCCCGAAATGGAAACATTCCGCGAAGAATTAGCCGCGATGGGTTACAAATTCCAGTTCATTACTTTGGCCGGTTTCCACGCTTTAAATACGTCAATGTTCGAGTTGGCTTTGGCTTACAAAGAAAGAGGAATGGCAGGTTACAGCGAATTACAGGAAAGAGAATTTGCACTTCAATCGAAAGGTTTCCGCGCCGTAAAACATCAGAATTTCGTCGGAACTTCTTATTTTGACGAAGTGCAAACCGTAGTTACCGATGGAAATTCATCTACAGCGGCTTTGGCTGGATCAACTGAAAGGGAACAGTTTCATTGA
- a CDS encoding 6-pyruvoyl trahydropterin synthase family protein — protein MIRITKIFTFETAHVLYNYDGKCKNMHGHSYKLFVTVKGNPINDLDHPKNGMVVDFGDIKKIVKSQIIDRWDHAVMLNGISPHKQLGEDLEEKGHKVIYCGYQPTCENMLYDIASKIKKQLPETVSLAYLKLHETENSYGEWFAEDQV, from the coding sequence ATGATACGCATCACCAAAATTTTCACGTTCGAAACCGCCCACGTTCTCTACAATTACGACGGCAAATGCAAAAATATGCACGGACATTCCTACAAACTTTTTGTTACGGTAAAAGGAAATCCGATCAATGATTTAGACCATCCAAAAAACGGAATGGTCGTAGATTTTGGAGACATTAAAAAAATCGTAAAATCACAGATTATCGATCGTTGGGATCACGCGGTGATGCTCAATGGTATTTCGCCGCACAAACAATTGGGGGAAGACCTGGAGGAAAAAGGACATAAAGTGATTTATTGCGGTTACCAGCCGACCTGCGAAAATATGCTTTACGACATCGCTTCGAAAATAAAAAAGCAACTTCCCGAAACCGTATCCCTGGCTTATCTTAAACTTCATGAAACCGAAAACTCTTATGGAGAATGGTTTGCGGAAGATCAAGTTTAA
- a CDS encoding UDP-2,3-diacylglucosamine diphosphatase — translation MKINLEQNKKVYFASDQHFGAPTPKESKVREEKFIRWLDEIKVDAQVLFLMGDLFDFWHEWNHVIPKGYVRVLGKLAELKDSGIELFMFVGNHDLWMKNYFEEEIGCKVYFDKQYFEINGKNFLLAHGDGLGPGDKGYKRMKKLFTNPLAQWAFKWLHPDIAMKIAIYFSTKNKMISGEEDKEFLGEDKEFLIIYSKEKLKTEEIDYFVYGHRHLPMILDLENGSAQYINLGDWISYFTFGEFQTHFKLKSYKTGVTEIFSDDTTS, via the coding sequence ATGAAAATCAATTTAGAACAAAATAAAAAAGTCTATTTCGCTTCTGATCAGCATTTTGGTGCACCAACTCCAAAAGAAAGCAAGGTTCGCGAGGAGAAATTTATCCGCTGGCTCGACGAAATTAAAGTGGATGCCCAGGTTTTATTTCTCATGGGAGATTTGTTTGATTTCTGGCACGAATGGAATCACGTTATTCCGAAAGGATATGTCCGCGTTTTAGGGAAATTGGCCGAATTAAAAGATTCTGGAATTGAACTGTTCATGTTCGTTGGCAATCACGATTTGTGGATGAAAAATTATTTTGAAGAAGAAATAGGATGTAAAGTTTATTTTGATAAACAGTATTTCGAAATCAACGGAAAGAATTTTCTTCTCGCACACGGAGACGGTTTAGGTCCCGGCGATAAAGGCTATAAAAGAATGAAAAAACTGTTCACCAATCCTTTGGCACAATGGGCTTTCAAATGGTTGCATCCGGATATTGCGATGAAAATAGCCATTTATTTTTCAACAAAAAACAAGATGATTTCCGGGGAAGAGGACAAAGAGTTTCTTGGTGAAGACAAGGAATTTCTGATTATTTATTCCAAAGAAAAACTCAAAACAGAAGAAATCGATTATTTCGTTTACGGTCACCGGCATTTACCGATGATTCTGGACTTAGAAAACGGCAGCGCCCAATATATCAACCTCGGTGACTGGATTTCTTATTTTACGTTTGGGGAATTTCAAACTCACTTTAAATTAAAGTCTTACAAAACTGGAGTCACAGAAATTTTCAGCGACGATACCACTTCGTAA
- a CDS encoding LuxE/PaaK family acyltransferase has protein sequence MVKNIFNIKTATDFQQKCLETFRYQYQNIEVYRKFVDYLNIKPDDIQEVEKIPFLPIEMFKNHTILDRNKNTDLFFQSSGTTQMNLSKHWIADENLYQESIEKSFGQFIGKPEDYIFLGLLPSYLEKQNSSLIYMVDFLMKKSGKPENGYFLYNHEDLFELLNQLSKENKKVILFGVSFALLDFLDFVETHQHIIPSAHQLTIIETGGMKGRKEEMTKDELLNIFHKGFGTDKIYSEYSMTELLSQAYSLGQNIYESPNWMRVLIRNTEDPFSYVEEGRNGAINIIDLANRHSCSFIATQDLGRIEINSELNFVQNDDAIISNRFQVLGRIDHSDIRGCSLLVS, from the coding sequence GTGGTTAAAAATATTTTCAACATTAAGACAGCAACCGATTTCCAACAAAAATGTCTGGAAACTTTCCGCTATCAATATCAAAATATCGAGGTTTATAGAAAGTTTGTCGATTATTTAAATATCAAACCGGATGATATTCAGGAAGTAGAAAAAATTCCTTTTCTGCCGATTGAAATGTTTAAAAATCACACGATTTTAGATCGAAATAAAAACACCGATCTGTTTTTCCAAAGTTCAGGAACCACGCAGATGAATCTTTCAAAACACTGGATTGCTGACGAAAACCTTTACCAGGAAAGCATTGAAAAAAGTTTCGGACAGTTTATCGGAAAACCGGAAGATTATATTTTTCTCGGATTGTTGCCGAGTTATCTGGAAAAGCAAAATTCTTCCTTAATTTATATGGTTGATTTTCTGATGAAAAAATCAGGAAAACCAGAGAACGGATATTTTCTTTATAATCATGAGGATTTATTTGAATTATTAAATCAACTCTCCAAAGAAAATAAAAAAGTAATTTTATTCGGCGTTTCTTTTGCGCTGCTGGATTTTTTAGATTTTGTAGAAACACATCAGCACATCATCCCATCAGCACATCAACTCACCATCATCGAAACCGGCGGAATGAAAGGGCGAAAAGAGGAAATGACCAAAGATGAACTTTTGAATATCTTTCATAAAGGTTTCGGAACCGACAAAATTTATTCGGAATATTCAATGACCGAATTGCTTTCGCAAGCGTATTCCTTAGGCCAGAATATCTATGAAAGTCCCAACTGGATGCGCGTTCTCATCAGAAACACCGAAGATCCTTTTTCGTATGTTGAAGAGGGAAGAAACGGTGCGATCAATATCATCGATTTGGCCAACCGGCATTCCTGCAGTTTTATTGCGACGCAGGATTTGGGTAGAATTGAGATAAATTCCGAACTTAATTTCGTCCAGAATGACGATGCCATTATTTCCAACCGGTTTCAGGTTTTGGGCCGGATCGACCATTCCGATATCCGTGGTTGCAGTTTGCTGGTGTCTTAA
- the aqpZ gene encoding aquaporin Z codes for MKRKLAAEFFGTFWLVFGGCGAAVFSAGVPNLGIGLLGVALAFGLSVLTMVYAVGHISGGHFNPAVSCGLVAGGRFPAKDLLPYIIAQCLGALAAAGCLYLILNGAGAFSREGAGAFASNFYGEAVYNGRAFSLGAAFLAEFLLTAFFIFVIMGATDKYANGKFAGIAIGLTLTLIHLICIPITNTSVNPARATSQAIFVGGLALHQLWLFWVAPILGGVTGGLIYNYLFQENEVEVA; via the coding sequence ATGAAAAGAAAATTAGCCGCCGAATTTTTCGGCACGTTTTGGTTGGTATTCGGTGGCTGCGGGGCCGCAGTATTCTCTGCCGGAGTTCCCAACCTCGGAATCGGATTACTGGGAGTCGCACTGGCTTTCGGCCTATCTGTTTTAACCATGGTCTATGCCGTAGGACACATTTCCGGTGGCCATTTTAATCCGGCTGTTTCCTGTGGACTTGTTGCAGGAGGCAGATTTCCCGCAAAAGATTTGTTGCCTTATATCATTGCTCAATGCCTCGGCGCATTGGCTGCAGCAGGCTGTCTCTATTTGATTCTCAATGGTGCAGGTGCCTTTTCCCGAGAGGGAGCCGGAGCATTTGCTTCAAATTTTTACGGTGAAGCCGTTTATAATGGACGAGCTTTTAGTTTGGGAGCCGCATTTTTAGCCGAGTTTTTATTGACCGCGTTTTTCATATTTGTCATTATGGGCGCAACGGATAAATACGCCAACGGAAAATTCGCAGGAATCGCAATTGGTTTAACGTTGACTTTAATTCACTTGATTTGTATTCCGATTACAAATACTTCGGTAAATCCTGCCAGAGCAACTTCACAGGCGATTTTTGTGGGCGGACTTGCCCTTCATCAACTCTGGTTATTTTGGGTGGCTCCAATTTTAGGAGGTGTAACCGGCGGTTTAATTTATAACTATTTATTTCAAGAAAATGAAGTAGAAGTTGCATAA
- a CDS encoding DUF4230 domain-containing protein codes for MNSGKFKIVLWSLGILMVVFLGFFLYQMTQSNSVNSMMTVLMLLLGLVLGGIIAFLASKKLTAEPAVITESSHTIAESMRKVFKVVSAEGHFNEIYNYEETTKIFNFIPSKKKALVIVQAKVLVGYDFEKFKWEIDEQNRKVKLLNFPAPEILSTETDYKYYNIEEQFFNLFSKDDLAKIQQNGKQQVIEAAKKSHLPEVAAEQMRTLLTELLAGKNFFLENANVISESKNRIEYRSPSINDFSKE; via the coding sequence ATGAACTCTGGTAAATTCAAAATAGTACTTTGGTCTTTGGGGATTTTAATGGTTGTTTTCCTAGGATTCTTCCTTTATCAAATGACGCAAAGTAATTCAGTAAATTCCATGATGACGGTTCTAATGTTATTGTTAGGATTGGTTCTCGGTGGAATTATTGCTTTTTTAGCGTCCAAAAAATTGACAGCGGAACCAGCTGTTATTACTGAAAGTTCGCACACCATTGCTGAAAGTATGCGCAAAGTTTTCAAAGTGGTTTCTGCAGAAGGACATTTTAACGAAATCTATAATTACGAAGAAACGACCAAAATCTTTAATTTTATTCCATCAAAAAAGAAAGCTTTGGTCATTGTTCAGGCAAAAGTTTTGGTGGGTTATGACTTTGAAAAATTTAAATGGGAAATCGATGAACAGAACAGAAAAGTAAAATTGCTGAATTTTCCCGCACCGGAAATTCTTTCGACAGAAACCGATTATAAATACTATAATATCGAGGAACAGTTTTTCAACCTCTTCAGCAAAGATGATTTGGCCAAGATTCAGCAAAACGGAAAACAGCAAGTCATCGAAGCGGCGAAAAAATCCCATCTTCCGGAAGTGGCGGCAGAACAAATGCGGACTTTACTTACAGAGCTTTTAGCCGGGAAAAATTTTTTCCTGGAAAATGCCAATGTTATTTCTGAAAGCAAAAATCGAATTGAATATCGATCGCCTTCAATAAATGATTTTTCAAAAGAATGA